The DNA sequence agcttccgcccgcagcttcgccgcgtggatttcggacttcaaaaatggaggaggtgctcaatttgtcgggatgtttttttaatgtatggtggtatgcaggtggtcctctacagatttattataagtatagattgattaataatgttaaattaaggatgactgagagtgttataaacgtaagagtagacaaatataatgagaaagcttcgaactgctaagctatcgtgagttacacgtgttattgtgagtcaaccataaaagatatgctgtcgtgggatattttttatataattttaaggagaacatttccgttatacgtgatttctgtgtagctttaaccattaaggttgcacacgcgacggaagcttaaaaaatggagtaacttctcccgttttcccaacatttcccttcactgctctgctcctattaattgtagcgtgatgaaaagtatactataaccagctcaggagtatgaaaaataattgtaccaagtttcgttaaaatccgtcgagtagtttttgtttctataacggttatacagacagacagagagacagacagacagacaaaaattttactaattgcatctttggcatcagtatcgatccttAATCATCCCCTGAtacttattttggaaatatatttcatgtacagaattgacctctctacagatttattataagtatagatgaatttgcattaaattttatctttacGGCACAATGAGTGAAAACCGATGAAGTAGAAGTTGGTAGATTAAATTCTGTCTTGTTTTTGCGCAGTCTTTTCAGTAATTCGATGtattgagtattttattttttatatctacaacCTAATGGAACCACAAGCCATTAGCTTGATCTTAAGCTGTTATAGTAACAACATAccctataaaatttaattccttGGCTCTGCAGAAACTATTTTCGTTAAAATAAGATTCAATCTGGTAATCTCCAGTAAATACTTTGACCACAATGTATCAAACTGTAGCCCAATTATACTAACATAcctctggtggtaggatgtttgCATCCCGTAAACCCGCCatacccacgtaagtgtcgcgttccaggttCAGCCTGAATATAACCAGTTTCAaaaaggccgacataattgtatcgactgaccgggggtaatcgtctctcgtcagttaacAAGCTATCTGGAGTTTACTCCGCTTCTGCAATGCAGTGGAGCTTTGCCATGAACGCATAAAACAATGAGTGCTGCTTggtacaaagaatttataagAAGTACCGCTTGTTCCAGGTCTAGTATGCGCTAAGTTGAAGGCCGACAGTCCACCTACAATGCGACCAGCTGAAGATGGAGTCAACGGATACTACTTCTCAATGTTTTCACATGTAAGATGATTTGTTTGTTGCCTAtacctattaatattaatagccATTTGAACATTTCGTTACTaaaagaaaccacatacttatcttattaaaaataacacttcacAATAAGTATCTTGAACCGtagatctaaaataaaaaaggttaagttttgaacaaaataaatgtctatttttttttacgcgcCCTATTGccattctaagagaattcgtcaaAGCGATaatatcacactttcagttAGAACTACAATCACGCAAacgccatattcacactaaactacaaaaaaaaaaaatatcacgaaaTAAAACCGGAATTTTTGTGAAACTAATGGTGGATACAAGAATAACCAAACCAGGACCAGTGGCGTGACTTCACCGAGAAGTATCCGAGGCATATTAATCGAATGAGGTCCGCCTGACATGAAAAATCTATACCTATATACCGGCTAAGGCCGCCACTGCCAGACTTCCCAACAAACATTACCTTTgttaatatacctagtcttgccataaatattgtaataaagaaaaaagaaaattgttaactgcaaataacatttattacttttacagtgtgtcagtttaatacataaatataaaacaattaaaaatataaaaagcttattcgaagtggtctccattggctgcaatacagtcctttaaacgatgaggccagttatcaatagaagcacgcactctttccatgggaaaattcttcactgccaatcgtatagattgttttagggactccaaattatcatggcgtttagagcaagctgtactctctaaaactgaccacaaatcataatccagcggattaagatcgggactagacgacggccagtcttcagctctgatgaagtccgaaacgttcgattccaaccaagactgcgtggaccgagctttatgacccggcgccgagtcttgctggaaggaccatacttggttattgaacatggtgatgttaaggggcttaactaccttctcaagaatggtatcttgatacacttgtgccgatgttttgatacctttttcacaaaaatatggctcagtcactccttcatagctaacaccccaccaaaccatcactgaagtcggataatgtccacgttgcactctgtcgactaattgggaagcttccttagagctttgagcataaatacggtcattttgtttgttaaaatgttgctcaattgtaaaaattttctcatccgtaaacaaaatttttctgtgacctccctttgcgtaccgcttcagtagttgtttcgattttaccaccctattcttctttaaattatcagttaagaaatggccagtgcgtctcttataggctgcaagtcctaagtcatcttttaaaatacgcgacatggttctaggtgctatcttcatttcccgagataaaatcttttgctttcggacaggatttcttcgaattctttcccttactgctttgaccacctttttcgtacgaacactacgtggacggccagatcttttctgtcacaaacagaggaggtctcattgtacctattaatagcccggtacacaaacattttactaataccaagtgtatggagagttttaaaaattgcatttggctccatacctactttgtgtaatgctatcacagcgattcggttctctttatcaccccacaccattttaatatcgcaaaatattttacaatgtattggcgccaaaatgagaaaacacaatgaacaatcgtataaaaatgacagattcgaaattcaaatgtaatatttttttataattaagtgtaacagtatttatggccagactaagtatattaatatttcacagcTAAACAGAACAGAAACTGGACCTTACGAGATGGTTCGTGGTACTGAAGACGTGTTCGCGTTAGGTAACATAGTGTCGTACAAAGAGAAGAAGTCCGTTTCGGCGTGGGGCGACGAATATTGCAACCGCATCAATGGGTCTGACGCCTCGATATTCCCCCCAATTGACGAGAACAATGTACCTGAACGGCTTTACACTTTCGAGCCCGAGATTTGCAGGTAAGCGAGAAATAGCACTATTTCTATTGTAATAAGGTATAAATAACCAAACATGTCGAGGATTCTGTAGAAGTAAGTTTTGTTATTTACCACTCTATTTATCTTCcgtttgattaatttattaacggaGATCGGAATCTGGTGTACTCACTCCAGCTTGGCTCCAAACAATGGGTGCCATTGGAAGTTCACTTGTTGAATTAAAGTTGCTATAGCAGTTATGAGAAGGGAGATTATTGCGCTATAAGAAATTTCCTTAACAGAATATTTAAGAAGTGTCTAAATCATTCATACATAGATTCCTAACGtcaacataaaactaaaataggCTCCTTTACAACTCAGCCTATAAAACACCAAATAGCCAAAATGTAGTAAAAGAGTTTTACATCGTAAATTCTATATtaggaatttaatttatattccagGTCCTTATATGCCAGCCTGGCGGGCAAAGCGACCCTCTTCAATATCAGCACTTATTATTACGAAATTTCCTCGTCGGCGCTCGCTTCCAAGAGCGCCAATCCTGACAATAAATGCTATTGCAAGAAGTAAGTATATAACGATAGCTCAATAAGATAGACGGATACAGCTAGTTCAATGCCATACCCCAAAGTAATTTCGGTATCTCACGTGccattttaaattctaaaaataactggtagttatataaagaaaataatatttgtttgtcaTGATATCTCTCATGGGAATATTTTAGAAACGCTGGTTGCGCATATCtttttataagattatattataataccattGGTCCTGGGTCTGAtttctctccgatcatgtcggattaccgtcttACCCgactatgacagtgaaggaacagagaacgCGACTGTGTTATCCATTTGTGGTATATATTTCCGActgtacctggctgatctccgttgagattaggcTCCGTGGTGGAAAGTCGGTTAAATggattaattcatattaaagcCGTTATGGCCACCCATGATGTTACCCTTTTAATCTCTCGATTTAGCTCGTTTAATCCTAATACTCCGCTCCTACGCAATGGATGCCGCAACGTTACGTAACTCGTCCCATAGCAGTCAGTTAAAGTCGATGTAATATTAAGAAGCAAAATTCTTTGAAAAAGGAATTACTGTTGAAGCTAAATAAGAACAAGTTTTATGAAATTCTCAGTAACAATAACACTTTTAGCCATAAGTGgctcaatttttataatttttatcttccAAATACATGCAAAATTCCACAGTACATTGTAAGaccttagtaaaaatatataggggttttgaatttgtttaacaaAGGTCAATAACTCCGCCAGAACACAATGTATCGCCTTTGACAGTTATTTGGATCCTAAAACGTGATGAAAAATACAATGTAAGTAAAATGTCAACAGTTGTAAAAGAATCGAAATTGTTTACAATAGAATATAAATGGACAGCATTTTCTTGCTTATTTCGGGCTATAACTCTTAAATGACAAACTGCTTGAATAATGGATACCACAAAATGTAAAAATCatttaacgaaataaataacattaaaatgcatatattgaaaataagatattttctAACCTTACAAAGTTATTATCAAATAGCtaaaacaaatgttaaaaaGGCCAATGTCTTCTTTTGTTGCCCAACCATTTACACATTacacaaaaaatctgaaaaaaaattcaTTACCGTTTACTAGCTTTCGCCTGCGCTTCCGTCCGCGTGAAgatttttcgagataaaaactGGCCTATATCCCTCCCAGGATGTTAAATTATACCAAATTTCCTCGAAATCAGTTAAAAGTAAACCattatacagactgatcccggaacgcgacacacgtgggtcacttttaacaccttgtatacggtggtcgctactcgtgcggatataaaatatatcctagcacCAGTAAATGAATAACACAATCAATTCGTTTAGAGACTGGAGCGCTAGCCACGACGGTTGCCTTCTGATGGGCGTGTTCAACCTCATGCCGTGCCAGGGCGCGCCGGCCATCGCCTCGCTGCCTCACTTCTACCTGGCTTCCGAAGAGCTGCTGGAATACTTCGAGGATGGCGTCAAACCTGACAAGGAAAAGCATAATACTTACGTTTATATTGACCCGGTGAGTTGTACCCGAATGTCAGATTTaggaattaattattgaatgcagttttcgtCTTGTTGGTTGTTATCACTAAAAGTACTACCAGCATTGTTCAAAGGATATTAGAGTATAAATATTGAGAGTTATGAAAACTCacgtatcagcccggagtctggaatttgtgcccgatacggcgataggctcgccccctatcacatcatgggacggaatacactaggcgaaaagtgggtgccctggtttcgcttctgcatactccttcgggaattaatgcgtgatgatgtgtgccTCTGTGTGAAAACTCGCGTCAAAATCTCTTGGTGTTAAACTTGGtgttaatattaacaaaatatataagaagGACATCCGATCGATTATTCTATCGCTAGAATATCTCATTCTcctacattttttgttttctattagcgtaaacaattgtagaaaggcgtcttaACTACGACCCCTGGTACACATCagacaatcatcatcatcagcgtcaggatgtccactgctgaacatgagcctcccTTAAAGATGTCCATTTTCGAACTATtataagcggcccgcatccagcgacctcctgccaCTTTTaggaggtcatctgtccacctcgtgggacATCAGTCAATAAGCACatgaattaatttttgttgtagGTGACTGGTGTTGTGCTGAAAGGAGTCAAGAGGCTACAGTTCAACATCGAACTGCGGAATATTCCTCGAGTGCCTCAACTACAGGCCGTGCCTACTGGACTATTCCCTATGCTTTGGATTGAAGAGGTTAGTAGTCAGTCTTATAAATGTTCGAAATCCAATCTCAAATTACCCATATTAATTAGAATTTCACTTCTcgacttttgtaaaattatgtgtgtatactttgtgaattatcgcttatttTCGATGACGGAAAACACTTGAGGAAACCTTCATATTCGAGAAGTTCCCAATAGAAAttatgagggtgtgtgaattgtaacaatccgcactagactaACATagtcgactaaggcctaatgtcTCTCAGCAGTAGAAgggacccgtgcccagcagtgggacaatatagaatacagggctgatatcatagttttttaaaaattaaatcgcgCGGATTTTTAAACATGCTTTATCATAAACGAACCTCTGTGGttgatagttcccattgttgcagatttgatcactgacataattttttgtgattttttctaGGCAGGtgggtgcacgtgcacctacttgcaccccccTCCCAGCGCCTACGACtgaaattactattatattactgGCGAAAAGGAAAGTTAATAAGATTTCTAATTTCCAGGGGGCAGTAATGACACCAGATCTCCAGCAAGAGCTCAGAGATGCCCACGCGCTGCTTTCGTACGCCCAACTAGCGCGGTGGATAATTCTCGCCGCAGCGATTATATTAGCGATTGTCGCTACAATTACCGTCGCGCGATCAACCTCGCTTATTTCGTGGCCACGCAATAGCAACTCTGTCAACTTCATAATAGGCCCTATGGTTAATGATAAAATgcgttaatttttgtttgtaaaggTGTGCTCGCTGTATGGTTTCGGAAAAGGCGGTTTATTTCACGCAATAGTTTAAGTCTAAGTTATGTGTACAGtttgttgttaaaataaattaatgtgatgacatttgtgtatttttttattactgccgACAATATgcagtatttataaaaaaaaatattcgtttcaaAAATCTGATCTTTGTACCAATTCTATGGCATGCATAGCCTGGTTTAAAACTTCTAGCAGGCATCttaattgaagtaaaatatttcaactattttatgtatttaatcaaAAGTCATTTACTTTGCAATGACAACTACTCCActtaattcaatttgtaaaaatagtttaagaaaACATTATCACTTTTACAGCCAATTAATTGTGGATAAACAGACACATTGCCACaagagcaaaataaaaaaaataattcatttaaatttggaacttgGTTTAATCTATTTGGACGGCTGTCGCGATCAGTTATCTCGTTTATCTGTCAATCAGctgtttttcatatttcatcGATATCTATTCTGCTTTCCTACATTATCATATACTTGAAGTGGCACTGATAAAAATCCAGTGACCATTATAAAACCCTGAGGAAAACAGATGAGTTTTCAAATtcctattttaatatgtaacagtatttattagGATAAAAGACCCACAgccaaaacacaaaaaaacacatttaatttgaatttggaatattttaatcagtGTCTGAGAATGTTCCGCGCCCGCTGGACTCGTTGTCGGGAGTATCCATCGGTTCTACTTCAGGCTTCACTTCGATCTCTCCCACGGACTTGATGCACTTAATCGTGTACTTGTTGAAGTCGCATCTGTaacaagataatataaatttactaatgTTTCATGTTTGATAAATTGAGCTGTAATGTTAACCTAACAAGTTCTTGTATTCTGTAGCATATTATACTCGTATATTATGATAGATCTtctatatatcataataaagaACAACATAAGCTGAAAGCGTTTCGTTTTATACGCttaccaaaattataattttctcatcATTCCCAATCTCCTCTCTTTAAATGCCAACCAAGCACCTATAGCCGTTCTAGCTATGAAAATATAGTCTGAGCATTTcctttcgttttatattttaggtaatatattgtaatttttaattgtgtttttgcaTAAACTCCCCTTCGATCCTGAGATAATGTGTggccaaataaatatattctctgACTAACCAGATTTTGAaagtacatttaataattaattcaaccCAAACACTACAGAAACAATCAATATTCTAATCACTGATTGAAAACACGTCCAAGTGTAACAtcccgcaataaaatccgaccTAAGTCCCCAAAGCGTTCAAATGGGCCTagacaaattttattgtaatcgaTTCGAGCGGTGTCGTTAAGACCTGTAAGCCTTGCTTGAATTCTCTAGACGATTTAGATCCCGCGCGATTGTATAGTGCAAaagtctatacatattataaaagtctCCAATAgctttctgtctgtatgtgatcgattttctcaaaacctacTTGGCGTGAATGGCGCAAAGGTTCGTGTCTTCGAAAAGACCGACCAGGTAAGCTTCGCTGGCCTCCTGCAGCGCCATGACGGCGGAACTTTGGAAACGCAGATCGGTTTTGAAATCTTGCGCTATCTCACGAACCAACGCATTTTGTACGTTATTACTAAAAGATAATGCAATTTTGAGAAAGATTTTGGTTAATAATACATTACGGTTTCAtctaaattgactgaaatataacgactTCTgctgaagaggtcgcgtggttgtaaaaatctcgtgggtcgcggatttacgcgggaaaacacactgatttccacgcgggcaCAGCTGGGCATCACAAAGGAAAAACGTCATCATTACAGGATAgccaaaaaacaaaattttacatttcatatctTCAATTCTTTGCCAATGGAGATTCTTTCTAGGCAGAtactttaaaaattcataagtaatgtaaagtgaaataaagtttaaataaaaaacttgacTTATAAGACTCAGTTTTACATTTTTGTCATttgccacaaaacaaatttgAAGCCGTATCTCCCTCATGTTAAGAGATATCAAAGAGAGATATTTCATGAGGGAAATCggcttaaaacaaattttaaatatacagatAGATGGAGGATACAATTTCTAGTTCATACAACATGAACTAAtatgatatttgaaaatttcaagGCCCGCACatatttgtgttataaaatgTGATAGCCATAAAGTTGTTTACTGGTAGCTAGATCTGCGCCTAAATGCCAAAGTAAATATACTGAGAAACGGAAGGTCCTCTCAGTCCTGGATTTGATTTAGTAAAGTAAATACGGCGTGCGTTATACCTACACAACTAACCagcaatttgtttttgtaaatgaaCTTACGTAAAGTATTTACTGCGTGCATTTAACGTACGCCTGCAATTTGTTTTCGTAAAAATTAACTTAATCGTTTTTATACTATGCCTAAAAAGGGcgttaagaaaaataaagacaGTTAAATGTGGAATATAGTAAATATCTTAGATAACCAACGCCATATAAAATTTGAATCCTTAAGGATTTAATAGATTCCTCTTTGCTAAACCCCGGGAATCCACGCAGTTTGTGACAAAGAATTACAACCCCAGTGGTTTCAAAGCTAAGTTCTAAAGCTAACTCAGCTGTGACCTGTCGTAAAGCTATTGATAAGTTAGTTGGAGCTTCGATTGTTCGAATAGTGAAATGTCATTTATGTTAGTTCTGAAAATTGTTTAACTTAAACAATGTAAGAAAGTTAGACAAAGAGTAAAATTGCCTGTGTGACGAAGTTGTATCatgatacgactgcagtgttgaggtcttgggttcgatctctTGGTCAGGCAcagtgattttgttttttttctcagAATCAGTATGGAGTGTGGCATGTGTgcctgatatagcgataggctccccACTATCGCGTCGTGGGATCTAGCTGCACCTTCGGGAATTAAGGCAAGGCACTTTGATTTATCCCCGAATGGATAGAGATAAGAGCCACGGGTAGGCTACACAGGTACAACCGGATGTTTGGAAGAGTTTTTAATTGAAAAGGTACTCTTCAGTCGCCCGAAATTCAAATTTGTACACGATCTTGTGAGTGGCTCGTCCTCTTTACATCATGGGAGGCATATAATTTTGACGaagcattatatttattcatattaagctattataaacatattatgttaaatgtcaaaaacaatattttacacgcCTATTTCTACTTAAATACGTTGGTACATAGGTACATTTCtccgtataaaaatatctaaaacaatattctaatgTTTCCTTCTTCCATCGGATATAACTTAATGGTTTACTCCAACAAAGCAAATGAGATCGCATTAGATAATACAGCACGTGTGAACAGCTCCGAAGCTAGGGAACAGGTACCGCCCTACGATGGGAATCCTAGGTCACGAACGATTTGCatttggaattatatttttctatttttatctgTAAAGACTTAATAGTTTAATACTGGAGACTTAATAGTCTTAAAATAAAacccattattattttattttagtgctacattctgttatattttaaatatattacttttattctgAGAAATCTTAAAACACACGCGCGGACGCCGCGCTGCAGCCGCGCACCACTGCACGACAAATTGCAGACGCTCTTACGTCTTTTACTTTTTCGTCGTttgtgttaatttataaaacagcgCAGTTAATTAGAAGGCGTCCTTACGCAAGCAAAATGGGCAAACTCGCCTGTAAAATGtagttgaaaatatattctatactaCTAAAGTTTAAAACTTCGTGTATAACTTGTTACGTATATTGACACTTCACAAACCCAACTACAACTCTGGTTCGGTGCGTAGGCAggcattataaaacttaactGAGTA is a window from the Manduca sexta isolate Smith_Timp_Sample1 unplaced genomic scaffold, JHU_Msex_v1.0 HiC_scaffold_2687, whole genome shotgun sequence genome containing:
- the LOC119192362 gene encoding sensory neuron membrane protein 2 (The sequence of the model RefSeq protein was modified relative to this genomic sequence to represent the inferred CDS: added 417 bases not found in genome assembly), which translates into the protein MLAKHSKLFFTGSVVFLIVAIVLASWGFPKIISTRIQKSIQLENSSMMYDKWVKLPIPLIFKVYFFNVTNAEGINEGERPILQEIGPYVYKQYRERTVLGYGPNDTIKYMLKKNFVFDPEASNGLTEDDDVTVINFPYMAALLTIEQMMPSAVAMVNRALEQFFSNLTDPFMRVKVKDLLFDGVFLNCDGDSPALSLVCAKLKADSPPTMRPAEDGVNGYYFSMFSHLNRTETGPYEMVRGTEDVFALGNIVSYKEKKSVSAWGDEYCNRINGSDASIFPPIDENNVPERLYTFEPEICRSLYASLAGKATLFNISTYYYEISSSALASKSANPDNKCYCKKDWSASHDGCLLMGVFNLMPCQGAPAIASLPHFYLASEELLEYFEDGVKPDKEKHNTYVYIDPVTGVVLKGVKRLQFNIELRNIPRVPQLQAVPTGLFPMLWIEEGAVMTPDLQQELRDAHALLSYAQLARWIILAAAIILAIVATITVARSTSLISWPRNSNSVNFIIGPMVNDKMR